A region from the Oxyura jamaicensis isolate SHBP4307 breed ruddy duck chromosome 19 unlocalized genomic scaffold, BPBGC_Ojam_1.0 oxy19_random_OJ72982, whole genome shotgun sequence genome encodes:
- the METTL27 gene encoding methyltransferase-like protein 27, protein MAAWGGAERGGAMLPPAGVRERVRAVHGGAVLPELLRRYDGWAGRYEQDVAALEYRAPHLAAASLAFAFPAPPAGARVLDVGCGTGLVARELQRRGFGCLHGVDGSAGMLERARGTGLYRQLQRCVLGREPLPGPAEHYDAVTVVGALGEGQVPCSALTELLRVTKPGGFLCLTTRSNPSNLRYKAELEAALQRLEQQGAWQKVLAQEVERWERATEEEESVQGTGYISGVVYIYRKCPIPPLEEG, encoded by the exons ATGGCGGCGTggggcggagcggagcggggcggggcgaTGCTGCCGCCGGCGGGGGTGCGGGAGCGCGTCCGGGCCGTGCACGGCGGCGCGGTGCTGCCCGAGCTGCTGCGGCGGTACGACGGCTGGGCCGGCCGCTACGAGCAG GATGTGGCCGCGCTGGAGTACCGGGCGCCGCACCTGGCCGCCGCCTCGCTCGCCTTCGCCTtccccgcgccgcccgccggGGCGCGGGTGCTGGACGTGGGCTGCGGCACCGGGCTCGTAGCGCGGGAG CTGCAGCGCCGCGGGTTCGGCTGCCTGCACGGCGTGGACGGCAGCGCGGGGATGCTGGAGCGGGCGCGGGGCACGGGGCTGTACCGGCAGCTGCAGCGCTGCGTGCTGGGCCGGGAGCCGCTGCCCGGGCCCGCAG AGCACTACGACGCGGTTACGGTGGTGGGGGCCCTCGGCGAGGGGCAGGTGCCGTGCTCGGCGCTGACAGAGCTGCTGCGCGTCACCAAGCCAG GGGGCTTCCTGTGCCTGACCACCAGGAGCAACCCCTCAAACCTGCGCTacaaggcagagctggaggcagcGCTGCAgcggctggagcagcagggggCCTGGCAGAAGGTCCTGGCCCAGGAGGTGGAGCGCTGGGAGAGGGCCaccgaggaggaggagagtgTCCAGGGCACTGGCTACATCTCTGGCGTGGTCTACATCTATCGCAAGTGCCCCATCCCGCCTCTCGAGGAGGGCTGA